The proteins below come from a single Leptotrichia sp. oral taxon 223 genomic window:
- a CDS encoding glycogen/starch/alpha-glucan phosphorylase gives MKIDKAELKGSILRKLRRQYGKTLEEAHEFELYYAISRAALDYAVEKWYNTKKTYAKKQVKQIYYFSAEFLMGRFMGNNLINLQINDIIKETLNELGVDINKIEDREMDAGLGNGGLGRLAACFLDSLATLALPGLGYGLRYKYGMFEQKIENGFQIEYPDDWTKYGDPWSIKRMDRIFEVKFGGQIEVHRDEFGKEYFKRVNTETVHAVAYDVPIIGYGNDTVNTLRLWEARSPEGFDLKLFNEQTYLQASAKAVQAEDISRVLYPNDTEKDGKQLRLKQQFFFTSASLQDIIRRYKSVFGNDFSKFADKVAIQLNDTHPVVAIPELMRIFLDKEKLGWDESWNICKNVFAYTNHTILSEALEKWDISLFQPLLPRTYQIIEEINRRFIADLQQKYPGDWERINKMSIIGNGQVRMAWLAIVGSHKVNGVAKLHTEILKNSELKEWNELYPEKFLNKTNGITQRRWLLKANPELAALITELIGDKWITDLYELKKLEQYLDDDNILNRVSEIKLHNKKKLAKYIKDTTGIEVNPNSIFDIQVKRLHEYKRQLLNVLHIMDLYNKLKENPYLDVEPRTFIFGAKSAAGYRRAKGIIKLINSVAEKVNNDSDINGKIKVVFLENYRVSLAEKIFPSADVSEQISTASKEASGTGNMKFMLNGALTLGTMDGANVEIVEEVGLENAFIFGLSAQEVENYQANGGYNPFDEYNNVEGLKKVVDQLGDGTYDDNHTGIFRELQNSLLYGVDGSRPDVYFLLKDFAAYREAQDKLQNAFKDRREWTRKALKNIANAGKFSSDRTIAEYAKEIWNIEPVKIQDYIED, from the coding sequence ATGAAAATTGATAAAGCTGAATTAAAGGGAAGTATTCTTAGGAAACTGAGAAGACAATATGGAAAAACCCTTGAGGAAGCCCATGAATTTGAACTATACTATGCAATTTCAAGGGCAGCTTTAGATTATGCAGTGGAAAAATGGTATAATACTAAAAAAACTTACGCTAAAAAACAGGTAAAACAAATATATTATTTCTCAGCGGAATTTCTAATGGGAAGATTTATGGGAAATAATCTGATTAATTTGCAAATTAACGACATTATTAAGGAAACATTGAATGAACTAGGTGTAGATATCAACAAAATCGAAGATCGTGAAATGGACGCAGGGCTTGGAAACGGCGGGCTTGGAAGACTTGCGGCATGCTTTCTTGATTCACTTGCAACATTGGCATTACCAGGACTTGGATACGGACTTAGATACAAATACGGAATGTTTGAGCAAAAAATTGAAAACGGGTTCCAGATAGAATATCCTGACGACTGGACAAAATACGGAGATCCTTGGTCAATCAAAAGAATGGACAGAATTTTTGAAGTAAAATTTGGAGGACAAATTGAAGTTCATCGTGATGAATTTGGAAAAGAATACTTTAAACGTGTAAATACTGAAACAGTTCACGCTGTGGCTTACGATGTGCCAATTATCGGTTATGGAAACGATACTGTAAACACGCTAAGATTATGGGAAGCAAGATCGCCTGAAGGATTTGACTTGAAATTATTTAATGAGCAGACTTATTTGCAGGCTTCTGCAAAAGCGGTTCAAGCTGAAGATATTTCAAGAGTATTGTATCCAAACGACACTGAAAAAGATGGAAAACAGTTAAGACTAAAACAGCAGTTCTTCTTTACATCAGCCTCATTACAGGATATTATCAGAAGATACAAATCTGTATTCGGAAATGATTTTTCTAAATTTGCAGACAAAGTTGCAATTCAGTTAAATGACACTCACCCAGTAGTTGCAATTCCTGAATTGATGAGAATCTTCCTAGATAAGGAAAAATTAGGATGGGATGAATCTTGGAACATTTGTAAAAACGTATTTGCCTACACAAACCATACAATTTTATCAGAAGCTCTGGAAAAATGGGATATTTCACTATTCCAGCCACTACTTCCAAGAACTTACCAAATTATCGAAGAAATTAACAGAAGATTTATTGCAGATCTGCAGCAAAAATATCCAGGAGACTGGGAAAGAATAAACAAAATGTCAATCATTGGAAACGGACAAGTTAGAATGGCATGGCTTGCAATCGTAGGTTCACACAAAGTAAACGGAGTTGCAAAATTACATACAGAAATTCTTAAAAACAGCGAATTAAAGGAATGGAACGAATTGTATCCTGAAAAATTCCTAAACAAAACAAACGGAATTACTCAAAGACGATGGCTATTAAAAGCAAATCCGGAGTTAGCCGCATTAATTACAGAATTAATCGGAGACAAATGGATTACAGACTTGTACGAACTCAAAAAATTGGAGCAGTACCTGGATGACGACAACATTTTAAACAGAGTTTCTGAAATTAAGCTACATAACAAGAAAAAATTGGCTAAATATATAAAAGATACGACAGGAATCGAAGTAAATCCTAATTCCATCTTTGATATTCAAGTTAAAAGATTGCACGAATATAAAAGACAGCTATTAAATGTGCTTCATATTATGGACTTGTACAACAAATTAAAAGAAAATCCATATTTGGATGTTGAGCCAAGAACATTTATCTTCGGAGCAAAATCAGCTGCCGGATACAGACGTGCAAAAGGAATCATCAAATTAATCAACTCTGTTGCGGAAAAAGTAAACAACGACAGCGACATTAACGGAAAAATCAAAGTTGTATTCCTTGAAAACTACAGAGTATCGCTTGCAGAAAAAATATTCCCATCAGCAGATGTGTCAGAACAAATTTCTACAGCAAGTAAAGAGGCATCTGGAACCGGTAATATGAAATTTATGCTAAACGGCGCATTAACTCTTGGAACAATGGACGGAGCAAATGTGGAAATTGTTGAAGAAGTCGGGTTAGAAAATGCGTTTATTTTTGGACTTTCTGCACAGGAAGTTGAAAATTATCAGGCAAATGGCGGATATAATCCATTTGATGAATATAACAATGTGGAAGGGCTCAAGAAAGTTGTAGATCAGTTAGGTGACGGAACTTATGACGATAACCACACAGGAATCTTTAGAGAGCTGCAAAATTCATTGCTATACGGAGTAGACGGTTCCCGTCCAGATGTGTACTTCCTATTAAAAGACTTCGCAGCATACAGAGAAGCTCAGGACAAACTTCAAAATGCCTTCAAGGACAGAAGGGAATGGACTAGAAAAGCTCTTAAAAATATTGCAAATGCAGGTAAATTCAGTTCAGACAGAACAATTGCCGAATATGCAAAAGAAATTTGGAATATTGAGCCAGTTAAAATTCAAGATTATATAGAAGATTAA
- the recA gene encoding recombinase RecA, with the protein MARKKAEEKEKDDKGLSEKEKMLNLALKQIEKDYGEGAIMKLGENQKMNIRAISTGSLNLDIALGIGGVPRGRIVEIYGAESSGKTTLALHIIAEAQKAGGTVAFIDAEHALDPVYAKALGVNIDELLISQPDTGEQALEISDMLVRSGAMDVIVVDSVAALVPKAEIEGEMGDQQMGLQARLMSKALRKLTGNISKSDTVMIFINQIREKIGGFSFVPGVQTTTSGGRALKFFSTVRMEVKRVGSVKQGDDVVGSEVVVKVTKNKVAPPFKEAKFSVMYGTGISRVGEVLDAAINLGIASKSGAWFSYGDERLGQGRVNVENMLKENAELYGRLEKQVLEAIAANGGTTEKKSSKGKKSDKSEEPVENDASNENEEVAENNED; encoded by the coding sequence ATGGCTAGAAAAAAAGCAGAAGAAAAAGAAAAAGATGATAAGGGGCTAAGCGAAAAGGAGAAAATGCTTAACTTGGCACTGAAGCAGATTGAAAAGGATTACGGTGAAGGTGCTATAATGAAGCTTGGAGAAAATCAGAAAATGAATATTAGGGCTATTTCTACAGGAAGCTTGAATCTGGATATAGCACTTGGAATTGGTGGAGTGCCGAGAGGAAGAATTGTTGAGATTTATGGGGCGGAGTCTTCCGGGAAAACAACGCTTGCACTTCATATTATTGCAGAAGCGCAGAAGGCTGGAGGAACTGTGGCATTTATTGATGCGGAGCACGCTCTGGATCCAGTTTATGCAAAGGCTCTTGGAGTAAATATTGATGAACTTTTAATTTCACAGCCTGATACAGGGGAGCAGGCACTGGAAATTTCCGATATGCTTGTAAGAAGCGGGGCGATGGATGTAATTGTTGTGGATTCGGTTGCAGCGCTTGTTCCAAAAGCTGAAATTGAAGGAGAAATGGGAGATCAGCAAATGGGGCTTCAAGCAAGGCTTATGTCAAAAGCGCTTAGAAAACTGACTGGAAACATTTCAAAATCTGATACAGTTATGATCTTTATTAACCAAATAAGAGAAAAAATTGGTGGATTTTCATTCGTTCCTGGAGTGCAGACAACGACTTCCGGAGGGCGTGCGTTAAAATTTTTCTCAACTGTTAGAATGGAAGTGAAAAGGGTAGGTTCTGTTAAGCAGGGCGATGACGTTGTTGGAAGTGAAGTTGTAGTGAAGGTTACTAAAAACAAAGTTGCGCCGCCATTTAAGGAAGCTAAGTTCAGTGTTATGTATGGAACTGGGATTTCGAGAGTTGGGGAAGTGCTGGATGCGGCAATCAATCTTGGAATTGCCTCAAAGAGCGGAGCATGGTTCAGCTATGGAGATGAGAGGCTTGGGCAAGGGCGTGTCAACGTGGAGAATATGCTTAAGGAAAATGCAGAATTATACGGAAGGCTTGAAAAGCAGGTGCTTGAAGCAATTGCTGCAAATGGAGGGACTACTGAAAAAAAATCATCTAAAGGTAAAAAATCTGACAAGTCTGAGGAACCGGTAGAAAATGATGCGAGTAATGAAAATGAAGAAGTAGCGGAAAATAATGAAGATTAA